From Garra rufa chromosome 19, GarRuf1.0, whole genome shotgun sequence, the proteins below share one genomic window:
- the LOC141292088 gene encoding ankyrin repeat domain-containing protein SOWAHB-like, which translates to MATEFTQESVLRFIISNGGKVRNADLLAHYRRFLREDEEKEQNRELFKRYVNSVAIVRQEEGVSHVVLKKKYRVLLGDVGKNREPERQKELTLECKQAVSGKKQAALTINTQVEILPVAGILTNNNNNNDLTPSFEKAVRTSSPHGREQPAISTSCEEQVNITCPLKPTPSDTDSRSSGSGQSFEQPWELKATRELENNSVYVAKQRQLREADGCEQSFVNSAHCAYYEVTVSPAIERKSLNASTSDVHNKHSEGEWPSHSPLGQSHIYKSSPCLLDRPVSPQTYIQAGLSQSNESLLRPNGGFNRFPIREQDEYEPQMLGSSVDVQINCPSSLSSSQDSVSIPSALSISPDTGWHSDQGQDADDVRVFLHRSQEATLLLQLHQPSRNLPSMHHSTGHLVDDNSNASTRSSSPEMHRGPIVRRLTSRLRSRLCRSLGEDLDQPFSEDNVSARHNRLQLLSSTLSMGNLVSQPSSRGQSSRDLSSPAGSTRSLSTSVHDGSFSSKHSSIPLDPKEHEWFVKAASGSWTDIYALLRDDPNLLTKRDFISGFTVVHWIAKHGDHRVLNTLWYGVEKLGMTLDVNPKSLCGYTPLHLAAIHGHKKLIRLLVQKFNADVRIRDSSGKRPWQYLSKDENRDILELLGASQKRINGSPAMPVNLPVRPATTTKVVNVKRHSSIAALFKHKSHLRVSSSPEAF; encoded by the coding sequence ATGGCCACCGAGTTCACACAGGAATCCGTGCTGCGCTTCATCATCAGCAACGGCGGCAAGGTGCGAAACGCGGACTTACTAGCGCACTACAGGCGGTTTCTGCGGGAGGACGAGGAGAAAGAGCAGAACCGGGAGTTATTCAAGAGGTATGTGAACTCTGTGGCGATCGTGAGGCAGGAGGAGGGGGTGTCTCATGTTGTGCTGAAGAAAAAATACCGTGTGCTGCTCGGAGACGTCGGGAAGAACCGAGAGCCCGAGCGGCAGAAAGAACTAACTTTAGAATGTAAACAAGCGGTGAGCGGGAAAAAACAAGCGGCTTTGACCATCAACACTCAGGTTGAAATCTTGCCAGTTGCTGGCATCCTCaccaacaataacaacaacaacgacTTGACTCCAAGTTTTGAGAAAGCTGTCAGAACTTCTTCACCACATGGAAGGGAACAACCTGCAATTTCTACTTCCTGTGAGGAACAGGTTAACATCACCTGCCCTTTGAAACCAACCCCATCTGACACCGACAGTCGCTCGAGTGGGAGCGGCCAGAGCTTCGAACAGCCATGGGAGTTAAAGGCAACCAGGGAACTGGAAAACAACAGTGTTTACGTTGCCAAACAGAGACAATTAAGGGAAGCAGATGGTTGCGAGCAGTCCTTCGTCAACTCTGCGCATTGTGCGTATTACGAGGTTACAGTGTCGCCGGCGATTGAAAGGAAAAGTTTGAATGCGAGCACATCAGACGTTCACAACAAACACTCAGAGGGCGAATGGCCTTCGCACTCGCCCCTCGGACAGTCTCACATATACAAGTCTTCGCCTTGTCTGCTGGACCGCCCTGTTTCTCCACAGACGTACATCCAAGCTGGTTTAAGTCAAAGCAATGAGAGTCTGCTACGACCAAATGGAGGGTTTAATAGATTTCCCATTCGGGAGCAGGACGAATATGAGCCTCAGATGCTTGGCTCGTCCGTCGACGTCCAAATCAATTGTCCGTCGAGTCTATCATCAAGCCAAGACAGCGTCTCAATCCCCTCTGCTTTATCTATTTCACCTGACACTGGTTGGCACAGCGATCAGGGACAAGACGCAGACGATGTACGCGTCTTCCTGCATCGTTCTCAAGAAGCGACGCTTCTGTTGCAGCTGCACCAACCGAGTCGCAACCTCCCATCCATGCACCACTCGACGGGTCACCTCGTTGATGACAACTCGAATGCGTCTACACGAAGTAGTTCGCCGGAGATGCACCGTGGACCCATCGTCCGCCGCTTGACGTCCCGCCTTCGTAGTCGCTTGTGTCGGAGTCTTGGCGAAGACCTAGATCAGCCGTTTTCCGAGGACAACGTCTCAGCACGGCACAACCGTCTCCAGCTATTGTCCTCGACTCTAAGCATGGGGAATTTAGTCTCACAGCCTTCTAGCCGAGGACAAAGTTCTCGAGATCTTTCGTCTCCTGCTGGATCCACACGGAGCTTATCGACGTCGGTGCACGATGGCTCCTTCAGCAGCAAGCATTCGTCCATCCCTCTAGATCCCAAAGAACACGAATGGTTTGTCAaagcggcgtcagggtcgtggacCGACATCTACGCTCTGCTCCGAGATGACCCGAATCTCTTGACCAAGCGAGACTTCATATCTGGCTTCACTGTTGTCCACTGGATCGCAAAGCATGGGGACCATCGCGTTTTGAACACGCTGTGGTACGGTGTTGAAAAGCTTGGGATGACTTTGGATGTCAACCCTAAGAGCTTGTGCGGCTACACGCCGCTCCACTTGGCGGCCATTCACGGCCACAAGAAACTCATTCGGCTACTCGTGCAAAAGTTCAACGCTGATGTGCGGATAAGAGATAGCAGTGGGAAGCGGCCATGGCAGTATCTGAGCAAAGACGAAAACCGGGATATCTTAGAACTTCTGGGCGCATCTCAGAAACGCATCAATGGGAGTCCAGCGATGCCCGTGAACCTGCCCGTAAGACCTGCGACGACAACCAAGGTGGTGAACGTCAAAAGACATTCGTCTATCGCTGCGCTGTTCAAACACAAGTCTCACTTGAGGGTCTCATCTAGTCCAGAAGCCTTTTAG